Proteins encoded together in one Lathyrus oleraceus cultivar Zhongwan6 chromosome 5, CAAS_Psat_ZW6_1.0, whole genome shotgun sequence window:
- the LOC127081105 gene encoding uncharacterized protein LOC127081105: MSYSADGTRLFSCGSNKEGGSFLVEWNESEGVVKRTYHGLGKRSVGVVQFDTTKNRFLAAAVQDPQTNKYVDQRPSDGSVPPKIPPEFLTLVHSALEDSHSATRLSNSKPPFTFSPDICIVNFYSQNGRLGFHQDKAESKPSLSAGLPVVSFSIGNSAEFLYGGGRDVDKANKVVLESGDVLIFGGKARNVFHGVSAIKPDSAPISLITETNLRNPGRLNLTFMAVLS; encoded by the exons ATGTCATATAGCGCTGATGGAACAAGATTGTTTTCGTGTGGCTCAAATAAAGAAGGGGGGTCATTTCTAGTTGAATGGAATGAAAGTGAAGGAGTTGTGAAGCGTACATATCATGGTCTTGGGAAAAGATCTGTAGGTGTTGTGCAATTTGATACCACTAAGAATAGGTTCTTAGCTGCTG CAGTACAGGATCCTCAAACTAATAAATATGTAGATCAACGACCATCCGACGGGTCTGTTCCACCAAAAATTCCTCCTGAATTCCTGACCTTGGTTCACTCTGCATTAGAAGATTCGCATTCAGCCACTAGACTCTCTAACTCCAAACCGCCTTTCACGTTCTCGCCTGACATCTGTATTGTCAATTTTTATTCTCAAAACGGCCGCCTTGGTTTTCATCAGGACAAGGCTGAAAGTAAACCGAGTCTCTCTGCAGGGTTGCCCGTGGTGTCATTCTCTATTGGAAATTCTGCAGAGTTTTTGTATGGTGGAGGAAGGGATGTTGACAAAGCAAACAAAGTTGTTTTGGAATCTGGGGATGTTTTGATCTTTGGTGGCAAAGCTAGAAATGTCTTTCACGGCGTTAGTGCTATTAAGCCAGACAGTGCCCCTATCAGCTTGATTACAGAAACTAATCTCCGGAATCCTGGACGATTGAATCTTACTTTCATGGCAGTATTAAGTTAA